In Stutzerimonas stutzeri, a genomic segment contains:
- the dnaJ gene encoding molecular chaperone DnaJ, whose amino-acid sequence MAKRDYYEVLGVERGASEAELKKAYRRLAMKHHPDRNPGDKAAEDAFKEANEAYEVLSDASKRQAYDQYGHAGVDPQMGAGAGGAYGGANFSDIFGDVFSDFFTGARGSSRGGAQRGSDLRYTLELDLEEAVRGTTVTIRVPTLVECKTCDGSGAKKGTSPVTCTTCGGIGQVRMQQGFFSVQQTCPRCHGSGKMISDPCGSCHGQGRVEEQKTLSVKVPPGVDTGDRIRLTGEGEAGAQGGPAGDLYVVVNVREHPIFQRDGKHLYCEVPISFADAALGGELEVPTLDGRVKLKIPEGTQTGKQFRLRGKGVAPVRGGAAGDLLCRVAVETPVNLGKRQRELLDEFRKTLQSDSSHSPKASGWFEGMKRFFGDL is encoded by the coding sequence ATGGCCAAACGTGACTATTACGAAGTGCTGGGTGTCGAGCGTGGCGCCAGCGAGGCAGAGCTGAAAAAGGCTTATCGCCGCCTCGCGATGAAGCATCATCCGGACCGTAATCCCGGAGACAAAGCCGCCGAAGACGCGTTCAAGGAAGCCAATGAGGCTTACGAAGTGCTGTCTGATGCGAGCAAGCGTCAGGCCTATGACCAATACGGTCATGCCGGCGTCGATCCGCAGATGGGCGCTGGCGCGGGTGGCGCTTATGGCGGTGCCAACTTCTCCGACATTTTCGGCGATGTCTTCAGTGATTTCTTCACTGGCGCGCGCGGCAGTTCGCGCGGCGGTGCCCAGCGCGGCAGCGACCTGCGTTACACGCTGGAGCTGGATCTGGAAGAGGCTGTGCGCGGCACCACGGTGACCATTCGCGTGCCGACGCTGGTCGAGTGCAAAACCTGTGATGGCTCGGGTGCCAAGAAGGGTACCAGTCCGGTCACCTGTACGACCTGCGGTGGTATCGGTCAGGTGCGCATGCAGCAGGGCTTCTTCTCGGTGCAGCAGACCTGCCCGCGCTGTCATGGTAGCGGCAAGATGATTTCCGATCCCTGCGGCAGCTGCCATGGTCAGGGGCGGGTCGAAGAGCAGAAGACGCTGTCGGTCAAGGTGCCGCCAGGTGTCGACACCGGTGATCGCATCCGCCTAACCGGCGAAGGCGAGGCGGGCGCGCAGGGTGGTCCGGCAGGCGATCTCTACGTAGTCGTCAATGTGCGCGAGCATCCAATCTTCCAGCGCGACGGCAAGCATTTGTACTGCGAGGTACCGATCAGCTTCGCCGATGCAGCGCTCGGCGGTGAACTGGAAGTTCCGACGCTGGACGGCCGGGTCAAGCTGAAGATCCCCGAGGGGACCCAGACCGGCAAACAGTTCCGCCTGCGTGGCAAGGGTGTTGCGCCAGTTCGTGGCGGTGCCGCCGGTGATCTGCTATGCCGTGTCGCGGTGGAAACGCCGGTCAACCTGGGCAAGCGCCAGCGCGAGCTTCTCGATGAGTTCCGCAAGACATTGCAGAGCGACAGTTCCCATTCGCCCAAGGCCAGTGGCTGGTTCGAAGGTATGAAGCGCTTTTTCGGCGATCTTTAA
- the dapB gene encoding 4-hydroxy-tetrahydrodipicolinate reductase translates to MRRIAVMGAAGRMGKTLVEAVQQTGGVAGLTAAIDRPDSTLVGADAGELAGIGRLGVPLIGDAAKVAEEFDVLIDFTHPSVTLKNLEVCRRAGKAMVIGTTGFSAEEKEKLAAAAKDIPIVFAANFSVGVNLCLKLLDTAARVLGDEVDIEIIEAHHRHKVDAPSGTALRMGEVVADALGRDLQKVAVYGREGQTGARERDTIGFATVRAGDVVGDHTVLFAAEGERVEITHKASSRMTFARGAVRAALWLEQQPAGLYDMQDVLGLR, encoded by the coding sequence ATGCGACGTATAGCAGTGATGGGCGCCGCCGGGCGCATGGGTAAGACCCTGGTTGAGGCCGTCCAGCAGACGGGCGGCGTGGCAGGGCTCACCGCGGCGATCGATCGGCCCGACAGCACACTAGTCGGAGCGGATGCGGGGGAGCTGGCGGGCATTGGTCGCCTGGGGGTTCCGCTGATCGGTGACGCGGCAAAAGTGGCGGAAGAGTTCGATGTGTTGATCGACTTCACCCATCCTTCGGTGACACTGAAGAATTTGGAAGTGTGCCGTCGGGCGGGCAAGGCGATGGTGATCGGCACGACCGGCTTTTCGGCCGAGGAGAAGGAGAAGCTGGCAGCGGCGGCGAAGGATATCCCGATCGTATTCGCTGCCAACTTCAGCGTTGGGGTCAACCTCTGCCTCAAGCTGCTGGACACGGCGGCGCGGGTGCTCGGCGATGAGGTGGATATCGAGATCATCGAGGCGCATCACCGGCACAAGGTTGACGCGCCTTCCGGTACGGCGCTGCGCATGGGTGAGGTGGTTGCCGATGCACTCGGTCGCGATCTGCAGAAGGTGGCCGTCTATGGCCGCGAGGGTCAGACCGGAGCACGGGAGCGCGACACCATCGGCTTCGCTACCGTCCGCGCAGGCGATGTGGTCGGGGATCATACGGTGCTGTTCGCCGCCGAGGGTGAGCGCGTCGAGATTACGCATAAGGCTTCCAGTCGCATGACGTTCGCCCGGGGAGCAGTGCGCGCCGCATTGTGGCTGGAGCAGCAGCCGGCAGGACTGTACGACATGCAAGACGTGCTTGGGCTGCGTTGA